The following proteins come from a genomic window of Palaemon carinicauda isolate YSFRI2023 chromosome 12, ASM3689809v2, whole genome shotgun sequence:
- the LOC137650515 gene encoding uncharacterized protein, which translates to MMDAISPIQIPKEVSPEIIAKVVFDVLFRKSLDVPDEWSRWLLLATLHILETNTAPYLDVNNLCKLQGLCQSNANYSEKETLKDDVAKENVVELKTCKVESEYPIKVEVSELGNELHIAATTRSPSEKRTHSEEYDSTGNKKLNVTKDKHVALKNTGVIRDGFNDESKPEIEKSSRPDPLLSSKESQVTPRMLHVMHNKWTQMWKKSCDKASQTENDMENESKNDIPVEKTYIHQEVQTLIPCYHDFSCQYSYTSRTEKKAQIHWKLIPLSGLPVRKGRKLSSSNLSSKGKDKKGTESEKGRDNIDMSNLCEPESQCKTDSESDGQSAVTSERPLVNIKLRKSLFHGRLMITSKSKVTTPNIPLFPIDSFLLSDPRNAEVD; encoded by the coding sequence GTGGTGTTTGATGTCCTGTTTAGGAAGTCATTAGATGTACCTGATGAATGGTCTCGCTGGCTGCTCTTGGCAACACTTCATATCCTTGAAACAAATACTGCTCCATATTTAGATGTCAATAATTTATGCAAGTTACAAGGTTTGTGCCAAAGTAATGCAAATTACAGTGAAAAGGAAACATTAAAGGATGACGTAGCAAAAGAAAATGTAGTAGAATTAAAGACATGTAAGGTGGAATCAGAATATCCAATAAAAGTAGAAGTGTCAGAGCTTGGTAATGAATTACATATTGCTGCCACTACCAGATCTCCTTCCGAGAAAAGGACTCATTCTGAGGAATATGATAGTACAGGTAATAAAAAGTTGAATGTTACTAAAGACAAACATGTTGCTTTGAAAAACACTGGTGTGATCAGAGATGGTTTTAATGATGAATCCAAACCAGAAATTGAAAAATCTAGTAGGCCAGACCCCTTGTTGTCTTCAAAAGAATCGCAAGTGACTCCCAGGATGCTTCATGTAATGCACAACAAATGGACACAGATGTGGAAAAAATCCTGTGACAAGGCCTCCCAAACAGAGAATGATATGGAAAATGAATCCAAGAATGATATTCCTGTTGAAAAAACTTACATTCACCAAGAAGTTCAAACTTTAATTCCTTGTTACCATGATTTTTCTTGCCAGTATTCATATACGTCCAGAACTGAGAAAAAGGCCCAGATTCATTGGAAGTTAATTCCACTCTCGGGGTTACCTGTTCGAAAAGGTAGAAAATTGAGTTCATCAAACTTATCAagtaaaggaaaagataaaaaaggaacagAGTCTGAGAAAGGGAGAGATAATATTGACATGTCAAATTTATGTGAACCAGAATCTCAATGCAAAACAGACAGTGAATCTGATGGTCAGAGTGCTGTAACTTCAGAAAGGCCTCTTGTTAATATCAAATTAAGGAAAAGTCTATTTCACGGAAGGTTAATGATTACTTCAAAGAGTAAAGTAACAACACCAAATATTCCTCTGTTTCCAATTGATAGTTTTCTTCTCAGTGATCCAAGGAATGCTGAAGTTGACTAA